A stretch of Clostridium sp. BJN0001 DNA encodes these proteins:
- a CDS encoding oligopeptide transporter, OPT family produces MSKASKKHKPFISHDTVLPEITITSIFLGVLLAVIFGAANAYLGLKVGMTISASIPAAVMSMGIIRVILKKDSILENNIVQTIGSAGESVAAGAIFTIPAIFIWSKEWGDANPSLFEISIICLCGGILGVLFMIPLRKALIVKEHGILPYPEGTACAQVLLAGEEGGSKASGVFAGLGIAAVYKFAAEGLKLFSNEVHHEIPGYKGAGFGLDVLPALLSVGYICGIKISSYMFAGGILGWLVILPLISLFGGSMVMYPGTDPVSSMDSFALWSSYLKYIGAGAVAAGGIISLLKSLPLIVSTFSASIKDLSNKDTKTVSDYRTDKDLPLGVIIGSIVAIILIIWLVPTIPVSFGGALLIAIFGFFFATVSSRIVGLVGSSNNPVSGMTIATLLITTVIFKATGVVGHEGMLSSIAVGSVICIIAAIAGDTSQDLKTGYIVGATPYKQQIGEVIGVVASSITIGGVLYLLNAAWGFGSAELTAPQATLMKMVVQGVMDGNLPWTLVFVGTGIAIVVEILGIPVLPFAIGLYLPVHLSTAIIIGGLIRFYFEKKKKISEEKRKDSIDRGILYTSGLIAGEGLVGILLAVFAIVKIGGKSIAQIVDLSGAVHFGSLGSLIAFGLLILTLFKFTIWHKDKSQAK; encoded by the coding sequence ATGTCAAAAGCAAGCAAAAAACATAAGCCGTTTATTTCCCATGATACAGTATTACCGGAAATAACAATAACATCTATATTCTTAGGAGTGCTTTTAGCTGTTATCTTTGGTGCAGCAAACGCATATTTAGGATTAAAGGTTGGTATGACAATATCAGCTTCAATACCAGCAGCAGTTATGTCAATGGGTATTATAAGAGTAATTTTAAAAAAAGATTCAATATTAGAAAATAATATTGTACAAACTATAGGTTCAGCTGGTGAATCAGTTGCAGCTGGTGCAATTTTCACAATCCCAGCAATCTTTATTTGGAGTAAAGAATGGGGAGATGCTAATCCATCATTATTTGAAATTTCAATCATTTGTTTATGTGGTGGTATTTTAGGAGTCTTATTCATGATTCCTTTAAGAAAAGCTCTTATCGTTAAAGAACATGGAATTCTTCCATATCCAGAGGGTACTGCATGTGCACAAGTTTTACTTGCAGGTGAAGAAGGAGGCTCTAAAGCTTCTGGAGTTTTTGCAGGTCTTGGAATTGCTGCCGTATATAAATTCGCAGCAGAAGGATTAAAACTATTTTCAAATGAAGTTCATCATGAAATTCCAGGCTATAAAGGTGCTGGATTTGGTTTAGATGTACTTCCTGCATTACTTAGTGTTGGATATATATGTGGTATTAAAATATCTTCTTATATGTTCGCAGGTGGTATTTTAGGATGGCTCGTAATTTTACCATTAATCTCTCTTTTTGGTGGAAGCATGGTCATGTATCCCGGCACAGATCCCGTATCTTCAATGGATTCATTTGCATTATGGTCAAGCTACTTAAAATACATAGGAGCAGGAGCTGTTGCAGCTGGTGGAATAATAAGTTTATTAAAATCTCTTCCACTAATAGTTTCAACTTTTTCAGCATCTATTAAAGATTTATCAAATAAAGACACTAAAACTGTTTCTGACTATAGAACAGATAAAGATTTACCTCTTGGAGTTATAATCGGTTCTATAGTAGCTATAATATTAATAATATGGCTTGTTCCTACAATCCCAGTTTCTTTTGGAGGAGCATTACTTATAGCTATATTCGGATTCTTCTTTGCAACAGTTTCATCTAGAATAGTTGGACTTGTAGGAAGCAGTAACAACCCAGTTTCAGGAATGACAATTGCTACACTTCTTATTACAACTGTTATTTTCAAGGCGACTGGTGTTGTAGGACACGAAGGAATGTTATCTTCTATCGCAGTAGGTTCAGTTATCTGTATAATTGCAGCTATAGCTGGAGATACATCTCAGGATTTAAAAACAGGATATATAGTTGGAGCAACTCCTTACAAACAGCAGATAGGTGAAGTTATCGGTGTTGTTGCTTCTTCAATCACAATAGGTGGAGTATTATATTTATTAAACGCTGCATGGGGATTTGGTTCAGCAGAACTTACAGCACCTCAGGCAACACTTATGAAAATGGTTGTTCAAGGTGTTATGGATGGAAATCTTCCTTGGACTTTAGTATTCGTAGGAACTGGAATTGCTATCGTAGTTGAAATACTTGGAATCCCAGTATTACCATTTGCCATTGGTCTATACTTACCAGTTCATTTAAGCACAGCAATAATAATTGGTGGACTTATAAGATTTTACTTCGAAAAGAAGAAAAAGATCAGTGAAGAAAAGAGAAAAGATTCAATTGACAGAGGTATCTTATATACTTCAGGACTTATCGCAGGTGAAGGTCTTGTAGGAATATTACTTGCCGTATTTGCAATAGTTAAAATTGGAGGTAAATCAATTGCTCAAATAGTTGATTTATCAGGTGCTGTACATTTTGGTAGTCTAGGTTCTTTAATAGCCTTTGGTTTATTAATACTTACACTATTTAAATTTACAATATGGCATAAAGATAAAAGTCAGGCAAAATAA
- a CDS encoding cell shape determination protein CcmA produces MEEKLIDMKISGSGKIGGGKYNEIKISGSAKIEGDIECSSYRCSGSSSASSNIKAETIKISGSTKIMKSLNTNELSISGSSHILGDVNAKKVKISGSYNVGGNLHTEDIKTSGMLSVGGDCEAENFNAQGGFNIGGLLNAGNIDVEIYGNCKAKDIGGENIKVKLGRSHLFARMLNIFMTNRKLEADTIEGDDVFLENTTARIVRGNNVIIGDNCNIDTVEYRNEININSNYKTVCKKID; encoded by the coding sequence ATGGAGGAAAAATTAATTGATATGAAAATTTCTGGTTCTGGTAAAATCGGTGGTGGAAAATATAATGAGATAAAGATAAGTGGATCAGCTAAAATTGAAGGAGATATAGAGTGCTCTAGCTACAGATGTTCAGGTTCTTCTTCTGCAAGTTCAAATATAAAGGCTGAAACAATTAAGATTAGCGGCAGCACTAAAATTATGAAATCACTAAATACTAATGAATTATCAATAAGCGGTTCTTCTCATATATTAGGTGATGTTAATGCCAAAAAAGTAAAAATAAGCGGATCGTATAATGTTGGAGGAAATCTTCATACAGAAGATATAAAAACATCAGGAATGCTATCTGTAGGTGGTGACTGTGAAGCAGAAAACTTTAATGCTCAAGGTGGATTTAACATAGGCGGATTATTAAATGCAGGAAATATTGATGTAGAGATTTATGGAAACTGCAAAGCAAAAGATATAGGTGGAGAAAATATAAAAGTAAAACTTGGTAGAAGTCACTTATTTGCTAGGATGTTAAATATTTTTATGACAAATAGAAAGCTTGAAGCAGATACAATTGAAGGTGATGATGTTTTTCTTGAAAATACTACAGCAAGGATAGTAAGAGGAAATAACGTTATAATAGGAGATAACTGCAATATCGATACTGTAGAATATAGAAATGAAATAAATATAAACAGTAATTATAAGACTGTTTGCAAAAAAATAGATTAA
- a CDS encoding PqqD family protein: MKKDVNYLDYVPVINQEFKWNVSKDGIVTIDVINKGFFNKIAQTIFSRPKISKIELDTYGSIVWKAIDGTSDISSIADKVRDDFDDNSENSFYTRLAKFFAILEENKFINYKK, translated from the coding sequence ATGAAAAAAGACGTAAATTATTTAGATTATGTACCAGTTATAAATCAAGAATTTAAATGGAACGTATCTAAAGATGGAATTGTAACAATAGACGTAATAAATAAAGGTTTCTTTAATAAAATCGCACAGACTATTTTTAGTAGACCAAAGATAAGTAAAATAGAACTTGATACATATGGCAGCATAGTCTGGAAAGCTATAGATGGAACAAGCGATATAAGCTCAATAGCTGATAAAGTAAGAGATGATTTTGACGATAATAGTGAAAATTCATTTTATACAAGGCTTGCAAAATTCTTTGCTATATTAGAAGAAAATAAATTTATAAACTATAAAAAATAA
- a CDS encoding YhbD family protein, which translates to MEEDNLISKKELLKITNISYGQLYRWKRKDLIPEDWFIKKSSFTGQETFFPRKEILDRIEKIKNLKEDVSLDELAKIFSPNLSSVFLEENEILKQNIVSQAAINLYKDVHKESNGFYFNELLFISIVDKFIKSGKASLEEGRLVLDTLEKNYKNFDGRCCDVVLMRKFGVGICFLMLIPNEIYIESEAILVLKVNAAECVEKLKSKINYNEGKF; encoded by the coding sequence ATGGAAGAGGACAACTTAATTTCTAAAAAAGAATTGCTTAAAATAACGAATATATCATATGGTCAATTATATAGATGGAAGAGGAAAGACCTTATACCTGAGGATTGGTTCATAAAAAAATCTAGCTTTACTGGACAAGAAACATTTTTTCCAAGAAAAGAAATATTAGATAGAATAGAAAAAATAAAGAATCTTAAGGAAGATGTGTCTTTAGATGAGTTAGCAAAAATCTTTTCACCTAATCTTTCATCAGTATTTTTGGAAGAAAACGAAATACTTAAACAAAACATTGTTTCACAAGCTGCAATAAATTTATATAAAGATGTTCATAAAGAAAGTAATGGATTTTATTTCAATGAGCTACTATTTATTAGTATTGTGGATAAATTTATTAAATCGGGTAAGGCAAGTTTAGAAGAGGGTAGATTGGTTTTAGATACATTAGAAAAGAACTATAAAAATTTTGATGGCAGATGTTGTGATGTAGTGCTTATGAGAAAATTTGGAGTAGGAATATGTTTCTTAATGTTAATACCAAATGAAATATATATTGAAAGCGAAGCTATACTTGTATTAAAGGTGAATGCTGCAGAATGTGTAGAAAAATTAAAGTCAAAAATAAATTATAATGAAGGGAAGTTTTAA